A single window of Streptomyces sp. NBC_00464 DNA harbors:
- a CDS encoding serine hydrolase, whose amino-acid sequence MPRHRIRRSALSATVAATVVLAGSAAGGAYLTGRSPDHAPAAAASVSSVSPAATAPVAATSEEPVVELDTELAAAVEPLLSGSDTAAVSVAVLDSGSGTRAVYGGADATYDTASIVKVDILAALLLRAQDERRDLTAVEQAHAVAMIERSDNDSATALLAAVGGAAGLDAANERFGLTATTAAKAWGLTRTTAADQLTLLGAVFGTDADTALSEESRTYLRGLMTQVEADQQWGVSAAGGDWALKNGWMPRTATGLWNINSIGQVTAGGHTYLVAVLSGGQRTKETGIALVESVAKAAVGVVRAGAAG is encoded by the coding sequence ATGCCCCGACACAGAATCCGCAGATCCGCCCTGTCCGCGACCGTGGCGGCCACGGTCGTGCTGGCCGGTTCGGCCGCCGGGGGTGCGTACCTGACCGGCAGGTCTCCGGATCACGCGCCCGCCGCCGCGGCATCCGTATCGTCCGTCTCACCGGCCGCGACCGCTCCGGTCGCGGCGACGAGCGAGGAGCCGGTGGTGGAACTGGATACGGAACTGGCTGCGGCCGTCGAACCGCTGCTGTCGGGTTCGGACACGGCGGCCGTCTCGGTGGCCGTGCTGGACAGCGGCAGCGGTACGCGAGCGGTGTACGGGGGCGCGGACGCGACGTACGACACCGCGAGCATCGTCAAGGTCGACATCCTCGCGGCGCTGCTGCTCCGGGCCCAGGACGAGAGGCGTGACCTGACGGCCGTCGAGCAGGCTCACGCGGTCGCGATGATCGAGCGGAGCGACAACGACTCCGCCACCGCGCTGCTGGCGGCGGTGGGCGGGGCGGCCGGTCTCGACGCCGCCAACGAACGGTTCGGTCTCACCGCGACGACGGCCGCGAAGGCGTGGGGGCTGACCCGGACCACCGCGGCCGATCAGCTGACGCTGCTGGGGGCGGTGTTCGGGACGGATGCGGACACCGCACTCAGCGAGGAGTCCCGGACGTATCTGCGGGGGCTGATGACGCAGGTCGAGGCGGACCAGCAGTGGGGGGTGTCGGCGGCGGGCGGCGACTGGGCGCTCAAGAACGGCTGGATGCCGCGTACCGCGACCGGGCTGTGGAACATCAACAGCATCGGGCAGGTGACGGCGGGCGGGCACACCTACCTGGTGGCCGTGCTGTCCGGCGGTCAGCGGACCAAGGAGACGGGCATCGCGCTCGTCGAGTCGGTGGCGAAGGCGGCCGTGGGGGTGGTGCGGGCCGGGGCCGCGGGGTGA
- a CDS encoding SseB family protein, translating into MAQKNIPDPGYSDDDGTADPALTAALAAWAEDRKAVGPVLEALKGARLLVPVVAVLGEVEEDEKGLRREKTSDMAVPTLQAGDRRALPAFTSTASLARWDPQARPVAVPLHQALQAAVHEKADTVVLDLAGPVAFELTGSALLALAEGRTSADPLDDPAVTAAVRDAVAAEPAVLRAHLGPGRADGTLALVLADGTDPAEAAGRVAQALAANEVLRARLVRGLDLALLPADAHTPGEALFTR; encoded by the coding sequence GTGGCGCAGAAGAACATTCCGGACCCCGGATACTCCGACGACGACGGCACGGCCGACCCCGCCCTGACCGCGGCACTCGCCGCCTGGGCCGAGGACCGCAAGGCCGTCGGCCCGGTACTCGAAGCCCTCAAGGGGGCTCGTCTCCTCGTTCCCGTGGTGGCGGTCCTCGGTGAGGTGGAGGAGGACGAGAAGGGGCTGCGCCGGGAGAAGACCAGCGACATGGCGGTCCCCACCCTCCAGGCCGGCGACCGCCGCGCCCTGCCCGCCTTCACCTCCACCGCTTCGCTGGCCCGCTGGGACCCGCAGGCCCGCCCCGTCGCCGTACCCCTGCACCAGGCCCTCCAGGCGGCCGTGCACGAGAAGGCCGACACGGTGGTGCTCGACCTCGCCGGGCCGGTGGCCTTCGAGCTGACCGGTTCCGCCCTGCTCGCCCTCGCCGAGGGCCGTACCAGCGCCGACCCGCTGGACGACCCGGCTGTCACGGCGGCGGTACGTGACGCCGTCGCCGCCGAGCCCGCGGTGCTCCGCGCCCACCTCGGGCCGGGCCGCGCCGACGGCACCCTCGCCCTGGTGCTGGCGGACGGCACCGACCCCGCCGAGGCGGCCGGCCGGGTTGCGCAGGCGCTGGCGGCGAACGAGGTGCTCCGTGCCCGGCTGGTCCGGGGCCTGGACCTCGCGCTGCTTCCGGCCGACGCGCACACGCCCGGTGAGGCCCTGTTCACGCGCTGA
- a CDS encoding MIP family channel protein yields the protein MQTRTAVSEFLGTLLLVFFAVGSAVLGAQYIGTVGIALAFGFVLLALAYALGPISGCHLNPAVTLGMLTARRIDARTAVTYWIMQFLGGIAGAALLFLLAKQVPGLKTSGNFGSNGYGDRSDVHINVGGAFLAEVMLTFLLVFVVLAVTHKVAVIGFDGLPIGISLAVIHLVGIPLTGTSVNPARSLGPALFAGGAALSQLWLFLVAPLIGGVIAAFAHRLTHPVSGQLAQPVRS from the coding sequence ATGCAGACGCGGACAGCTGTGTCGGAATTCCTCGGCACACTGCTGCTGGTTTTCTTCGCCGTCGGCTCGGCGGTGCTCGGGGCCCAGTACATCGGGACCGTCGGCATCGCACTGGCCTTCGGCTTCGTGCTGCTCGCGCTCGCCTACGCGCTGGGTCCGATATCCGGCTGTCATCTCAACCCGGCGGTGACGCTGGGGATGCTGACGGCCCGACGGATCGACGCGCGCACCGCGGTGACGTACTGGATCATGCAGTTCCTCGGCGGCATCGCCGGTGCGGCTCTGCTGTTCCTGCTCGCCAAGCAGGTGCCGGGGCTGAAGACGAGCGGAAATTTCGGCAGCAACGGCTACGGCGACCGCTCGGACGTGCACATCAATGTCGGGGGAGCCTTTCTCGCCGAGGTGATGCTCACGTTCCTCCTGGTCTTCGTGGTGCTCGCGGTGACCCACAAGGTCGCCGTCATCGGCTTCGACGGACTCCCCATCGGCATCTCGCTCGCGGTGATCCACCTGGTCGGCATCCCGCTCACCGGCACCTCGGTCAACCCGGCGCGCAGCCTGGGCCCGGCGCTGTTCGCGGGCGGCGCGGCGCTCTCGCAGCTCTGGCTGTTCCTGGTGGCCCCGCTGATCGGCGGAGTGATCGCGGCGTTCGCGCACCGGCTGACCCACCCCGTATCCGGGCAGCTGGCGCAGCCCGTCCGGTCCTGA
- a CDS encoding DUF1844 domain-containing protein, whose amino-acid sequence MSDATPTSDSPGFDEMARDIAEVPAVEVIVTVAVNLMSAAAVKLGLTEDGDEHKDLDEARKLVHALAGLLDASTTEISSFHAAPLRDGLKSLQLAFREASLVPDEPGKGPGEKYTGPVFG is encoded by the coding sequence ATGAGTGACGCGACCCCCACCAGTGATTCCCCCGGCTTCGACGAGATGGCCCGCGACATCGCGGAGGTGCCCGCGGTCGAGGTGATCGTGACGGTCGCGGTCAACCTGATGAGCGCCGCCGCCGTGAAACTCGGACTGACCGAGGACGGCGACGAGCACAAGGACCTCGACGAGGCCCGCAAGCTGGTCCACGCGCTGGCCGGACTGCTGGACGCGAGTACCACGGAGATCAGCTCCTTCCACGCCGCTCCGCTGCGTGACGGACTGAAGTCCCTGCAGCTCGCGTTCCGCGAGGCCTCGCTCGTACCGGACGAGCCCGGGAAGGGCCCCGGCGAGAAGTACACCGGCCCGGTCTTCGGCTGA